A genome region from Candidatus Protochlamydia phocaeensis includes the following:
- a CDS encoding NAD(P)H-dependent flavin oxidoreductase — MGIKANHLVSKLNIKYPIVQAPMAGGPSTPALAAAVSNAGGLGSLGVGYLSPADIRQEIRKTRTLTSAPFAVNLFIQPNKIAIEDEPLEKALHLLDPYKKELGLSNSLSFPQPFAEDYEKQIEAVLSEQSPIFSFTFGIPAKEIIKECKEAGIILIGTATHIEEAQALEEAGIDIICAQGGEAGGHRGTFIGEAKDALIGTLSLIPQLVDAVRIPVLASGGIMDGRGIVAALALGASGVQMGTAFLLCPESGSNAGYRTLLNTKKAYETAVTRAFSGRAARGIKNRFIIEMEEHEADIPPYPIQNALTKEIRQAAVKQGRFDLLSIWAGQAAGLIRQLSAAQLIEHLVLEMERTLHQLHRL, encoded by the coding sequence ATGGGGATTAAGGCTAATCATTTAGTCTCAAAACTAAACATTAAATATCCTATCGTACAAGCCCCAATGGCCGGTGGGCCTTCTACTCCTGCTTTAGCTGCTGCTGTTTCCAATGCAGGCGGACTAGGTTCTTTGGGAGTCGGCTATTTAAGTCCGGCAGACATACGGCAAGAAATCCGGAAAACGCGCACGTTGACTTCGGCGCCTTTTGCCGTTAACCTTTTCATCCAACCTAATAAAATAGCAATAGAGGACGAACCGCTTGAGAAAGCTCTTCATCTTTTAGATCCTTATAAAAAAGAACTGGGTCTTTCAAATTCCCTGTCTTTCCCTCAACCATTTGCTGAAGATTATGAGAAGCAAATAGAGGCTGTTCTATCTGAACAGTCTCCTATTTTTAGTTTTACTTTTGGAATTCCCGCGAAAGAAATCATTAAGGAATGCAAAGAAGCTGGCATCATCCTAATTGGTACGGCTACGCACATAGAAGAGGCGCAAGCACTGGAAGAGGCCGGGATTGATATTATCTGCGCGCAGGGTGGAGAAGCGGGCGGGCACCGCGGAACCTTCATCGGTGAAGCTAAAGATGCTTTGATAGGAACGCTATCGCTCATTCCTCAGCTTGTCGATGCTGTTCGCATTCCGGTTTTGGCCTCGGGAGGGATTATGGATGGACGGGGAATTGTTGCGGCTCTAGCTTTGGGAGCATCGGGCGTTCAAATGGGAACTGCTTTTCTACTTTGTCCGGAATCGGGGTCCAATGCCGGCTACCGCACACTGTTAAATACCAAGAAAGCGTATGAGACGGCGGTGACGCGTGCGTTTTCCGGACGGGCGGCCAGGGGAATTAAAAACCGCTTTATTATTGAAATGGAAGAGCATGAAGCAGACATTCCTCCTTATCCCATTCAAAACGCATTGACAAAGGAAATCAGGCAAGCGGCTGTCAAGCAGGGGCGTTTTGATCTTCTCTCTATATGGGCCGGTCAAGCAGCAGGATTGATCCGACAATTGTCAGCGGCCCAATTAATAGAGCATTTAGTCTTAGAAATGGAGCGGACGCTTCATCAGTTGCATCGCCTCTAG
- the nagA gene encoding N-acetylglucosamine-6-phosphate deacetylase: MRRQRISRYYNAQVLKSHEIKLGEIWVANGKIIAPQAKADEEIDAQGLILAPGYIDLQVNGGFCIDFATAPSQVHQVAKQLPRFGVTAFLPTLISRPSEEYPSLLPYLQPTLGGIEGAAILGIHLEGPFLNAKQAGAHSPSFLNQALTSLEGCYGSLKGVRMVTLAPELPGALEAIRQLKSQNIVVAAGHTQATVKDMEKALEAGVKMITHLFNAMAPFHHREPGVVGTVLTHDSLFYSLIADGVHVHADAIKLAWRSQPQGLILVSDAMEAFGLPPGSYQLGASSVIVEGGSARLSGTQTLAGSIIGLDQAVRIFFESSGCSIADALEAASLKPAQVLGIEKNKGTLQIEADADFIVLDEQLEVHACYIGGELAWKRETPLFKKQS, encoded by the coding sequence ATGAGAAGACAAAGAATTAGCCGATATTATAATGCCCAAGTGCTGAAGTCCCATGAAATTAAACTGGGAGAGATTTGGGTGGCCAACGGCAAAATTATTGCGCCGCAGGCGAAGGCGGACGAAGAAATAGATGCTCAAGGTCTTATCCTTGCTCCTGGTTATATCGATTTACAGGTCAATGGTGGATTTTGCATTGATTTTGCCACCGCGCCAAGTCAAGTGCATCAAGTAGCCAAGCAGCTTCCTCGTTTCGGTGTAACAGCCTTTCTTCCCACCCTTATTTCTAGGCCGTCCGAAGAGTATCCGTCTCTTTTGCCTTATTTGCAGCCTACCCTTGGGGGAATAGAGGGAGCGGCTATTTTGGGCATCCATTTGGAAGGGCCTTTTCTCAATGCGAAACAAGCAGGCGCTCATTCTCCATCCTTTCTCAATCAAGCCTTGACTTCGCTCGAGGGCTGTTATGGAAGCCTGAAAGGTGTGCGAATGGTCACTTTAGCGCCGGAATTGCCGGGGGCATTGGAAGCTATTCGCCAGCTTAAAAGTCAAAATATCGTGGTTGCTGCCGGCCATACGCAGGCAACTGTTAAAGACATGGAAAAGGCTCTAGAGGCAGGAGTAAAGATGATTACTCATTTATTCAATGCCATGGCACCTTTTCACCACCGCGAGCCTGGAGTGGTCGGAACAGTGCTGACGCACGATTCACTTTTTTACTCTTTAATTGCCGATGGAGTTCATGTGCATGCAGATGCAATCAAGCTGGCATGGAGAAGCCAGCCCCAAGGCTTAATCTTAGTTAGCGATGCTATGGAAGCTTTTGGATTACCGCCGGGCTCTTATCAGTTGGGAGCTTCTAGTGTCATCGTAGAAGGGGGAAGCGCGCGCCTTTCTGGCACTCAAACATTGGCTGGAAGTATCATTGGCTTAGACCAAGCGGTACGCATTTTCTTTGAGAGCAGCGGATGCTCGATTGCTGATGCATTAGAAGCGGCCAGTTTAAAGCCGGCTCAAGTGTTGGGAATAGAAAAAAATAAAGGAACCCTGCAAATAGAAGCAGATGCTGATTTCATTGTATTAGATGAACAACTTGAAGTGCACGCTTGCTATATTGGCGGAGAGTTGGCCTGGAAAAGAGAAACCCCTCTTTTCAAGAAGCAATCTTAG
- a CDS encoding low affinity iron permease family protein, whose product MFSKIARWISLKLGNSKAFLLACLTVLIWAVTGPFFNFSDSWQLVINTGTTIVTFLMVFLIQNTQNRDTVALHLKLDEIIRSIQGAHNQLLKIEELTDDELEILHKRYEKLATKVQKNLKKGKDDTGTPSF is encoded by the coding sequence ATGTTTTCAAAAATAGCAAGATGGATTTCACTTAAATTGGGAAATTCAAAAGCATTTCTATTAGCCTGTTTGACTGTCCTTATTTGGGCAGTGACAGGGCCTTTTTTTAACTTTAGCGACTCGTGGCAGCTAGTGATTAATACAGGCACAACCATCGTGACATTTCTAATGGTCTTCCTTATTCAAAATACGCAAAATCGCGATACGGTAGCGTTACATCTTAAATTAGATGAAATTATTCGTTCTATCCAAGGAGCGCATAATCAACTCTTAAAGATTGAAGAACTGACGGATGACGAATTGGAGATATTGCATAAACGCTATGAAAAATTAGCGACTAAGGTGCAAAAAAATTTGAAAAAAGGCAAAGACGATACGGGTACGCCTAGCTTTTAA
- a CDS encoding sulfite exporter TauE/SafE family protein: MHILALISYIFIGLTAGFFGGLLGIGGGLITVPALLVVYYLLDFPSAYRMQLAIGTSLGAMVFTAAASAWAHYKKEGVNWHFFRSLAPGMAIGAIGGAIIASYLPSKELKAIFGICECTIGFYFLIPKAQKKEHMPTYSSAWLFLLMGMIIGAISSILGIGGGIITVPFLTALRIPIKNAVSTSAATGFVIALVGALSFLYSGLGKETGTDSLGYLYVPAFIFIGLSSCFAAPYGAKLAYWLPTAVLRKIFGTALIAIGFSMLHAI, from the coding sequence ATGCATATTCTTGCTCTTATTTCATATATTTTTATTGGATTGACAGCGGGATTTTTTGGCGGATTATTAGGTATAGGGGGTGGACTTATCACCGTGCCGGCGCTTTTGGTCGTCTACTATCTGCTCGATTTTCCTTCTGCTTATCGGATGCAGCTTGCGATAGGAACATCCTTGGGAGCGATGGTATTTACAGCTGCTGCCTCAGCTTGGGCCCATTATAAAAAGGAAGGAGTCAATTGGCATTTTTTCCGTTCGCTTGCTCCCGGTATGGCAATAGGGGCAATAGGAGGCGCTATCATCGCTTCCTATCTGCCGAGTAAAGAACTAAAAGCAATTTTTGGCATTTGTGAGTGCACGATCGGTTTCTACTTTTTAATTCCAAAAGCGCAAAAAAAGGAGCATATGCCGACATATAGCTCCGCATGGCTTTTTCTCCTAATGGGAATGATCATTGGAGCCATTTCCTCTATTTTGGGAATAGGAGGCGGAATTATAACGGTTCCTTTTTTAACAGCCTTGCGTATACCTATAAAAAATGCTGTTTCCACATCTGCGGCAACCGGATTTGTGATTGCTTTGGTTGGCGCTTTATCTTTTCTCTACTCAGGGCTAGGTAAAGAAACGGGGACGGACAGCTTAGGTTATCTATATGTTCCTGCCTTTATTTTTATTGGTTTGTCTTCTTGTTTTGCCGCTCCCTATGGAGCCAAGTTGGCTTATTGGTTGCCAACGGCAGTATTAAGGAAAATATTCGGAACGGCGCTAATTGCTATCGGATTTTCCATGTTGCATGCGATTTAA
- a CDS encoding class I SAM-dependent methyltransferase: MRKKVLAYLLTAFAALSQGCYSQQENDCEKVFTDYWLNNTWGGISLSGAGSDLVQTATIREALPVLLQEYQCQTMADAPCGDFYWMRHVDLPLRQYIGVDVVKAMIDYNQSQFGNEFYSFIQLDLTRQSIPKVDLVLCRDCLVHLSYADIARAIKHFKQSGTTYLLTTSFTALPFNYDIPTGSWRPLNFMLAPFNFPQPLAIINENCTEGNGIFSDKSLVLWRLADLPDLPF, translated from the coding sequence ATGAGGAAAAAAGTTTTAGCTTATTTATTAACAGCTTTCGCTGCTTTATCTCAAGGATGCTATTCTCAACAAGAAAATGATTGTGAAAAAGTTTTTACGGATTATTGGCTCAATAATACGTGGGGAGGAATTTCCCTTTCAGGGGCAGGTTCGGATCTGGTTCAGACGGCTACAATAAGAGAGGCGCTTCCGGTTCTTTTACAGGAATATCAATGCCAAACGATGGCAGATGCCCCCTGCGGGGATTTTTATTGGATGCGGCATGTGGACTTGCCTTTAAGGCAATATATTGGCGTAGATGTCGTTAAAGCCATGATTGATTATAATCAAAGCCAATTTGGCAATGAATTTTATTCTTTTATCCAATTGGATCTTACTCGTCAAAGCATTCCCAAGGTAGACCTGGTTTTGTGCCGGGACTGTTTAGTGCATTTATCTTATGCCGATATTGCAAGAGCTATAAAGCATTTTAAGCAAAGCGGAACGACTTATCTCCTCACAACATCTTTTACAGCTTTACCCTTCAATTATGATATTCCGACCGGTAGCTGGAGGCCGCTTAATTTCATGTTAGCTCCTTTTAATTTTCCTCAGCCGTTGGCCATTATTAATGAAAATTGCACGGAAGGAAATGGCATATTTAGCGATAAAAGTCTTGTTTTGTGGAGACTTGCCGATTTGCCCGATTTGCCTTTTTGA
- a CDS encoding NADPH-dependent FMN reductase, whose product MLKLLFSMALFATASLAAETNVLVLSGSTREDSTNKKLANDAAEIGRQMGAKVKVIDLRDFPMPYYDADVEQRGMPENAKRFRTLLTDSQAIIIASPEYNSSVSGVLKNALDWASRNEKGEPSREAFQGKKFAIMSASPGAGGGVRGLGHLQSIIQNVGGEVVATQVSVPNSYTAFDEQGHLKDPALREKLKQEIRQLLSQ is encoded by the coding sequence ATGTTGAAATTGCTATTTTCTATGGCCTTGTTTGCCACTGCTTCTTTAGCTGCGGAAACCAATGTTTTAGTTTTATCCGGCAGTACAAGGGAAGATTCCACGAATAAAAAGCTTGCAAACGATGCAGCTGAAATAGGGCGTCAGATGGGGGCTAAAGTAAAGGTCATCGATCTTCGCGATTTTCCTATGCCTTATTACGATGCCGATGTCGAACAGCGCGGCATGCCGGAAAACGCTAAGCGTTTCAGAACCTTATTGACTGATAGCCAGGCTATCATTATTGCTTCTCCTGAATACAATAGCTCTGTTTCAGGCGTCTTAAAGAATGCCCTTGACTGGGCCTCGCGCAATGAAAAAGGCGAACCTTCCAGAGAAGCCTTTCAAGGGAAAAAATTTGCCATTATGAGCGCTTCTCCTGGCGCTGGCGGCGGCGTCCGCGGTTTAGGGCATCTGCAATCCATTATCCAAAATGTCGGCGGAGAAGTCGTTGCCACGCAAGTATCCGTGCCTAATTCCTATACAGCTTTCGATGAACAAGGCCATTTAAAAGATCCCGCTTTACGGGAAAAATTAAAACAAGAAATTCGCCAACTTCTAAGCCAATAA
- a CDS encoding NAD(P)-binding domain-containing protein has protein sequence MGKMASKWTGYVLLVCHFTASFLNGGQAGTVNNKSGPDQIAQINGLGQLEHQLNTDLEKINAPAKPWIVCPSSEHTDRLEVAIIGGGMAGITAGFALIKEGITNIRIFDENPPGLEGPWMRSARMHALRSGKTYMGPALGLPSLTFWSWYEAQYGRESWESLKTIPKEMWNDYLCWYRQVLNLPIANSMHLMRLNPCEEAFELIFKDGQDEHAIYARRVVLATGREGAGGMEIPEFMQHVSRTVYAHTGESIDPARFANKRIAVIGAGPSAFDAAAVALENGAESVEMIVRRSEIPRVSKFAQLSYPGMAKGYYYLPDSVRFELFLDAAEAGIPPPVASIKRLQGYHQFRLHLNHPICEIWDNGEQIFIRTPQKRLACDFVVLATGYKVDLSCRPELIAIKDDILLWKHCISDHYLQQRPKLGLFPYLGFHFQLMEKEPGAAPFLKRIYCFNYGAFLSHGLLTGDIPGISIGASRLAEGIVRDIFLEKQIEYIEKIKQFQECLFDPVLIEAFEKAYQKP, from the coding sequence ATGGGAAAGATGGCATCTAAATGGACGGGATATGTGCTGCTTGTCTGTCATTTTACTGCCTCTTTTTTAAATGGAGGGCAGGCAGGGACGGTCAACAATAAAAGTGGGCCGGATCAAATTGCACAAATTAACGGGCTTGGTCAATTAGAGCATCAATTAAACACAGATCTGGAAAAAATCAACGCTCCGGCAAAACCTTGGATTGTATGTCCTTCTTCCGAACACACGGATAGGCTTGAGGTAGCGATTATTGGCGGAGGGATGGCCGGAATAACCGCCGGTTTTGCATTGATAAAGGAAGGAATAACCAATATTCGCATTTTCGATGAAAATCCGCCGGGACTTGAAGGGCCTTGGATGAGAAGCGCTAGAATGCATGCTTTGAGATCGGGCAAAACATATATGGGGCCAGCCCTTGGCTTGCCTAGCTTGACTTTTTGGAGTTGGTATGAAGCGCAATATGGTAGGGAAAGCTGGGAATCTTTGAAAACCATTCCAAAAGAGATGTGGAATGACTACCTGTGCTGGTATCGCCAAGTTCTCAATTTACCTATTGCCAATAGCATGCATTTAATGCGATTAAACCCTTGTGAAGAGGCCTTTGAACTGATTTTTAAAGATGGACAAGATGAGCATGCGATCTATGCCCGCCGAGTCGTATTGGCCACAGGACGCGAGGGGGCAGGCGGAATGGAAATCCCGGAGTTTATGCAACATGTGTCTAGAACGGTCTATGCGCATACAGGCGAAAGCATCGATCCCGCTCGGTTTGCAAATAAGCGAATTGCCGTTATAGGGGCCGGTCCTTCCGCTTTTGATGCGGCAGCCGTTGCCTTGGAAAATGGAGCTGAGTCCGTAGAAATGATCGTTCGCCGCTCTGAAATTCCCAGAGTGTCTAAATTTGCGCAGCTATCTTATCCAGGCATGGCAAAAGGGTATTATTATTTGCCCGATTCTGTTCGCTTTGAGCTATTTTTAGATGCAGCCGAGGCCGGCATTCCGCCTCCTGTCGCATCAATCAAGCGCCTTCAAGGCTATCATCAATTTCGCCTCCATTTAAATCATCCCATTTGCGAAATATGGGACAATGGAGAGCAGATATTTATCCGGACTCCCCAGAAAAGGCTTGCTTGTGATTTTGTTGTCTTAGCGACTGGCTATAAAGTGGATTTATCGTGCCGTCCCGAGTTGATTGCCATCAAGGACGACATTTTGCTATGGAAGCATTGCATTTCGGATCATTATCTCCAACAACGGCCAAAGCTAGGATTGTTTCCTTATTTAGGCTTTCATTTTCAATTGATGGAAAAAGAGCCGGGCGCAGCGCCTTTTTTAAAAAGAATTTATTGTTTTAATTATGGCGCCTTTCTTAGTCATGGCCTGCTTACTGGAGATATTCCAGGTATTAGCATAGGAGCTTCCCGTTTAGCCGAAGGAATTGTTAGGGATATTTTTCTTGAAAAACAGATCGAATACATAGAAAAGATCAAGCAATTCCAAGAATGCCTTTTTGATCCTGTTTTAATAGAGGCTTTTGAGAAAGCTTATCAAAAGCCTTAA
- a CDS encoding phospholipase C, with amino-acid sequence MKIFNKSILATCFLCLCSAFNAMAKGPSTTTPIKHLVVIFQENRTFDHYFGSYPYAQNNPGETPFIAKKNTPSVNGFSWALLALNQNLSQPFRLSPLDAVLNISDPDHEYTALQAACDSGLMDRFVETTGIGVVPPNLVMGYFDGNTVTALWNYAQRFAMSDNFHTTNIGASTVGAINLISGQSHGVIPENFSIGSTPVAVQGTLINDADPVFDQCSTPSQAVAFTGMNIGDLLNAKGVTWGWFQGGFANCASMHVGAGGQLVTDYIPHHNPFQYYLSTCNPQHLPPSSIHMVGKTDQANHNYDLSDFWASAEHGNLPSVSFLKAPAYQDGHAGYSNPFLEQQFLVSTINALQKLPQWKEMAIIIAYDDSGGWYDHELPPIINQSQIPEDALIGPGNAGTSPPFGGYQGRPAYGFRVPFILISPWAKENYVDHTLIDQTSILRFIEENWKLGSIGNFSFDVFAGTLLNMFDFRRSKERQLILDPNTGAPVIPPFLQ; translated from the coding sequence ATGAAGATCTTTAATAAGTCAATTTTGGCAACCTGCTTTTTATGTCTATGCTCGGCATTCAATGCGATGGCCAAGGGGCCGTCCACTACCACGCCGATCAAGCATTTAGTTGTCATTTTCCAAGAAAACCGCACTTTCGATCATTACTTTGGCTCTTACCCCTATGCCCAAAATAATCCGGGAGAGACGCCTTTTATAGCTAAGAAAAATACGCCTTCTGTTAATGGTTTCTCATGGGCTCTTTTGGCATTGAATCAAAATCTTAGCCAGCCTTTCCGCCTATCTCCTTTGGATGCTGTATTAAATATAAGCGATCCAGACCATGAATATACCGCTCTTCAAGCTGCTTGCGATTCTGGGTTGATGGATAGGTTTGTTGAGACGACCGGAATAGGCGTTGTTCCCCCTAATCTTGTTATGGGGTATTTCGATGGAAATACCGTGACAGCGCTTTGGAACTATGCGCAGCGCTTTGCCATGAGCGATAATTTTCATACGACGAATATAGGAGCTTCCACTGTAGGGGCGATTAATTTGATTTCAGGACAATCTCATGGCGTAATTCCTGAAAATTTTTCCATAGGCTCGACACCTGTTGCGGTTCAAGGCACATTGATTAATGACGCCGATCCTGTTTTTGACCAGTGCTCCACCCCTTCGCAAGCTGTCGCATTTACAGGAATGAATATTGGAGACCTTTTAAACGCCAAAGGGGTAACGTGGGGATGGTTTCAAGGGGGATTTGCCAACTGTGCTTCCATGCATGTTGGAGCTGGCGGCCAACTAGTTACGGATTATATTCCTCACCATAATCCTTTTCAATACTATCTATCCACCTGTAATCCTCAACATCTTCCTCCCTCTTCTATCCATATGGTTGGCAAGACAGACCAGGCCAATCACAATTATGACTTGTCCGATTTTTGGGCATCTGCTGAGCATGGCAACCTTCCTTCCGTGTCTTTTTTAAAAGCGCCTGCTTATCAAGATGGGCACGCCGGCTATTCGAACCCCTTTTTAGAGCAGCAATTTCTTGTTTCCACTATTAACGCTTTGCAAAAGCTTCCTCAATGGAAAGAGATGGCTATCATTATTGCCTATGATGATTCCGGGGGATGGTATGATCACGAGTTGCCTCCCATTATTAATCAATCGCAAATCCCCGAAGATGCTTTGATAGGGCCTGGAAATGCAGGGACATCTCCGCCATTTGGGGGATACCAGGGCCGGCCTGCTTATGGTTTCCGCGTTCCTTTCATTCTGATTTCTCCCTGGGCAAAAGAAAATTATGTCGATCACACATTAATCGACCAAACGTCTATTCTACGCTTTATTGAGGAAAATTGGAAATTAGGTTCAATTGGCAATTTTTCATTCGATGTATTTGCCGGCACTCTTTTAAATATGTTTGATTTTAGGCGTTCTAAAGAGCGTCAGCTCATCCTCGATCCCAATACAGGAGCGCCTGTTATTCCGCCATTTTTGCAGTAA
- a CDS encoding DUF488 family protein, with amino-acid sequence MPNLIYTIGHSNRSLDAFLDLLKAYEIEMLIDVRRYPYSKHNPQFNQDCLASSLPLAHVLYTHLIQLGGRRSAHKNSLNREWRHPAFRGYADYMQTDGFKEGLEQLEKLGIAYKSAIMCSEALPWRCHRSLIADALTIRHWQVLDIFSSSQAKPHQLTSFLRMKEGKLFYPSLKDQD; translated from the coding sequence ATGCCAAATCTGATCTATACGATAGGACATTCAAATAGAAGCTTGGATGCCTTTTTAGATTTATTAAAGGCATATGAAATTGAAATGCTCATTGATGTGCGGAGATATCCCTATTCCAAGCACAACCCACAATTTAATCAGGACTGCTTAGCGAGCAGCCTTCCTCTTGCGCATGTGCTTTATACCCACCTTATTCAATTAGGAGGCCGACGCTCTGCCCACAAAAACTCTTTGAATAGGGAGTGGCGCCATCCGGCTTTTCGAGGATATGCCGATTATATGCAAACGGATGGCTTTAAAGAAGGATTGGAGCAGCTGGAAAAATTAGGAATAGCTTACAAGTCCGCCATTATGTGCTCTGAGGCCTTACCCTGGAGATGCCATCGCTCGCTTATTGCGGATGCGTTGACCATTCGCCATTGGCAAGTGCTCGATATTTTTAGCTCGTCTCAAGCTAAGCCGCATCAACTGACTTCTTTCTTAAGAATGAAGGAAGGAAAATTGTTTTATCCTTCTTTAAAAGATCAAGATTAA
- a CDS encoding UDP-glucuronic acid decarboxylase family protein, with the protein MRLFKFILSIYWIILIGQSPLCAQDSLSPKRVLVAGGAGFLGSHLCDYLIDQGCEVICMDNLYTGNLGNISHLISNERFTFIHHDIGDAMLDLPSIDEIYNLACPASPQHYQRDPLFTLKTCVIGSLNLLELACKNQAKILQASTSEVYGDPLEHPQSESYWGHVNPIGIRACYDEGKRCAETLFFCYRQQHGTRIKVARIFNTYGPRMSIEDGRVISNFIVQALNHAPITIYGDGEQTRSFCYVSDLIEGLVRLMASPEEVTGPVNLGNDHEFTIASLAHTILELTGSRSPLCFNPLPQDDPRQRKPNISYARSLLDWEPKVFLKEGLAKTIGYFARLADPVDEKLTVEQSPSH; encoded by the coding sequence ATGAGGCTATTTAAGTTTATCTTAAGCATTTACTGGATTATTCTTATCGGCCAATCGCCTCTTTGCGCCCAAGACAGCCTTTCACCTAAGCGAGTCCTTGTAGCAGGTGGAGCCGGTTTTCTAGGATCTCACTTATGCGATTATTTGATTGATCAAGGCTGTGAAGTGATTTGTATGGATAATTTATATACCGGCAATCTGGGCAATATTTCCCATTTGATTTCCAATGAGCGCTTTACGTTTATTCATCATGATATAGGCGATGCGATGCTTGATCTGCCTTCCATCGATGAAATTTATAATTTAGCTTGCCCGGCTTCTCCCCAACATTATCAACGGGACCCTCTTTTCACCCTTAAAACGTGTGTCATCGGTTCTTTGAATTTATTGGAACTGGCTTGCAAGAATCAAGCAAAGATCCTTCAAGCCTCTACCAGCGAAGTTTATGGAGATCCTTTGGAACATCCTCAATCAGAAAGCTATTGGGGGCATGTCAATCCCATTGGCATACGGGCCTGTTATGATGAGGGAAAACGATGTGCCGAAACCTTATTTTTTTGCTATCGCCAGCAACATGGTACACGCATTAAGGTTGCACGCATTTTTAATACCTATGGCCCCCGCATGAGCATAGAAGACGGTCGCGTGATTTCCAATTTTATCGTCCAAGCGCTCAATCATGCACCCATTACTATTTATGGGGATGGAGAGCAGACACGCTCGTTTTGCTATGTCAGCGACCTCATTGAAGGCTTAGTCAGATTGATGGCTTCCCCCGAGGAGGTGACAGGCCCTGTCAATTTAGGAAATGATCATGAATTTACAATTGCAAGCCTAGCCCATACAATTTTAGAATTAACCGGTTCACGCTCGCCTCTTTGCTTTAACCCGCTTCCTCAAGACGATCCTCGCCAAAGAAAGCCTAACATCTCTTATGCTCGCAGCCTATTGGATTGGGAACCTAAAGTTTTTCTAAAAGAAGGCCTCGCTAAAACAATCGGATACTTCGCACGCTTAGCCGATCCCGTAGATGAAAAACTGACCGTCGAGCAATCTCCCTCCCATTAA